A window of Streptomyces marispadix contains these coding sequences:
- a CDS encoding glycosyltransferase — MTVLWGISFDATPISGVVVEFVKTARIFREQGYQVHLDLGYDVKADKNAFFRPYADEASLLPDWVRLGRVEGLDQVPGYDQQFVSDVLSEYVRDGEGARLLPRIEAAAEAISDRIVETWERHDVSFVMVENGTLPENITYTRALRAAVERYGKRHRLGRFVLWRDHDLMWQSEPGTGKYGTFPYPRTVAPVNSPYIHYLALHEEARRKTLEWVPDLENIDVLPNTFTHAPAVPGRRPAGFRAGFGIPEDAPLIARCTRIIPQKRIDRDIHLLARLAERVPGARLFVAGDTEEAPGEHARLVRLAETLGVGDRVVFGGRLAPHEADIGAASGDGWSVRDLLAHADLASFLTSYDYESYGNPIGEAIASRVPYLTTRYQLYDTVYGDKGFRAPVMELTDGDLPTASFVDSVAELILDERKREEMADFNHRLGKRHFGADRAGELLAELFLTPMGEHTRMSVVLPVYNEAANLPAVLTSLYEQRGADGPLDKSLYEIVLVDNNSTDDTVKIARRFAAEHPDLALHIVPEPEQGVACARKTGMDFASQRSARRGLPDSERRFYLVSADADCRVDERWLWELLTAMESGKAAIGVCDYYYSPEHFTGRPRLWDAIQRTLRCRAVTFSLFGGFPDGKGFAVEREAYEKVGGIEIFYQLQNGRFVNHLSDDWDFGILVRGSGEDIAYVPGSRVEINPRRVNHALDEVITGRAYGSDGIIVMRDIRMPEPEPDRGGEDLTEEEALQAWEFSIKDFTPKNTILPVLLTPSLLDDDGVIEFFGPSLAERLGQRIAEIKEEMRVVDFTPIHSYKTPSYRLYFEFADEIFARLRATVGEDIGYPPPLPECLRDVPPERFTEFVRYFCEDRESGEAHNYFGNGGVF; from the coding sequence ATGACCGTCTTGTGGGGCATATCGTTCGACGCCACTCCGATCTCCGGCGTGGTGGTCGAGTTCGTAAAGACCGCCCGGATCTTCCGCGAGCAGGGCTACCAGGTGCACCTGGACCTCGGCTACGACGTGAAGGCCGACAAGAACGCCTTCTTCCGTCCCTACGCTGACGAAGCGTCATTACTGCCCGACTGGGTGCGGCTCGGCAGAGTAGAGGGCCTGGACCAAGTCCCCGGCTACGACCAGCAGTTCGTCTCCGACGTGCTGAGCGAGTACGTCAGGGACGGCGAGGGCGCCCGACTGCTGCCCCGGATCGAGGCCGCGGCCGAGGCCATCAGCGACCGCATCGTGGAGACTTGGGAGCGCCATGACGTCTCCTTCGTGATGGTGGAGAACGGCACGCTGCCGGAGAACATCACCTACACCAGGGCACTGCGCGCGGCCGTCGAACGCTACGGGAAGCGCCACCGCCTGGGCCGCTTCGTGCTGTGGCGCGACCACGACCTGATGTGGCAGAGCGAACCCGGCACCGGCAAGTACGGCACCTTCCCCTACCCCCGCACCGTCGCGCCCGTGAACTCGCCCTACATCCACTACCTCGCGCTCCATGAGGAGGCCCGCCGAAAGACCCTCGAGTGGGTACCGGACCTGGAGAACATCGACGTACTGCCCAACACCTTCACTCACGCCCCCGCCGTCCCCGGCCGGCGGCCCGCGGGCTTCCGCGCCGGCTTCGGCATCCCCGAGGACGCCCCGCTCATCGCCCGCTGCACCCGGATCATCCCGCAGAAGCGCATCGACCGCGACATCCACCTCCTGGCCCGGCTCGCCGAACGCGTCCCCGGCGCAAGGCTGTTCGTGGCCGGCGACACCGAAGAGGCGCCAGGCGAACACGCCAGGCTGGTGCGTCTGGCCGAGACGCTCGGAGTAGGCGACCGCGTCGTCTTCGGCGGGCGACTCGCACCCCACGAGGCCGACATCGGAGCCGCCAGCGGCGACGGCTGGTCGGTCCGCGACCTGCTCGCACACGCCGACCTGGCGTCCTTCCTGACCTCCTACGACTACGAGAGCTACGGGAATCCGATCGGTGAGGCCATCGCCTCGCGCGTCCCGTATCTGACGACCCGCTACCAGCTCTACGACACGGTCTACGGGGACAAGGGATTCCGCGCCCCCGTCATGGAACTCACCGACGGAGACCTGCCCACGGCCTCGTTCGTGGACAGCGTGGCCGAACTGATCCTGGACGAAAGGAAGCGCGAGGAGATGGCCGACTTCAACCACCGGCTCGGCAAGCGGCACTTCGGCGCGGACCGGGCAGGAGAGCTGCTTGCCGAGCTGTTCCTGACGCCCATGGGCGAACACACCCGCATGAGCGTCGTCCTCCCCGTCTACAACGAGGCCGCCAACCTGCCGGCCGTACTGACGTCCCTGTACGAACAGCGCGGCGCCGACGGCCCGTTGGACAAGTCGCTCTACGAGATCGTGCTCGTCGACAACAACTCCACCGACGACACCGTGAAGATCGCACGGCGCTTCGCCGCCGAACACCCCGACCTCGCCCTGCACATCGTCCCCGAACCGGAACAGGGCGTGGCCTGCGCCCGCAAGACCGGCATGGACTTCGCCTCGCAGCGCAGCGCCCGCCGGGGGCTGCCCGACTCCGAGAGGCGCTTCTACCTCGTCTCCGCGGACGCCGACTGCCGCGTCGACGAGCGCTGGCTGTGGGAGCTGCTGACCGCGATGGAGTCCGGCAAGGCCGCAATCGGCGTGTGCGACTACTACTACTCGCCCGAGCACTTCACCGGCAGGCCCAGGCTGTGGGACGCCATCCAGCGCACGCTGCGCTGCCGCGCCGTGACGTTCTCGCTGTTCGGGGGCTTCCCGGACGGCAAGGGGTTCGCGGTCGAGAGGGAGGCGTACGAGAAGGTCGGCGGCATCGAGATCTTCTACCAGCTCCAGAACGGACGCTTCGTCAACCACCTGTCCGACGACTGGGACTTCGGCATCCTCGTCCGCGGCTCGGGCGAGGACATCGCCTACGTCCCAGGCTCCCGTGTGGAGATCAACCCGCGGAGGGTCAACCACGCCCTCGACGAGGTGATCACGGGCCGCGCCTACGGCTCCGACGGCATCATCGTGATGCGCGACATCCGCATGCCGGAACCTGAACCGGACCGGGGCGGCGAGGACCTCACCGAGGAAGAGGCCCTCCAGGCATGGGAGTTCTCCATCAAGGACTTCACGCCGAAGAACACCATCCTCCCCGTACTGCTGACACCGTCCCTCCTCGACGACGACGGAGTGATCGAGTTCTTCGGGCCGTCGCTCGCCGAACGGCTGGGGCAGCGCATCGCGGAGATCAAGGAGGAGATGCGCGTCGTCGACTTCACCCCCATCCACTCCTACAAGACCCCCTCGTACCGGCTGTACTTCGAGTTCGCCGACGAGATCTTCGCCCGGCTGCGCGCCACCGTCGGCGAGGACATCGGCTACCCGCCGCCGCTGCCCGAGTGCCTGCGAGACGTGCCGCCGGAACGCTTCACCGAGTTCGTCCGCTACTTCTGCGAGGACCGCGAATCGGGCGAGGCCCACAACTACTTCGGAAACGGAGGCGTGTTCTGA
- a CDS encoding radical SAM protein, with protein MTVDIGHRPTYEETLASLRETDPRHPAPAVVETLGAPRNRHLLEYVTEDPFGAHVFPGNIPDASPEGFLADLDRQLAATAPIHLWSYIPTCAYRCRFCQYPVVLAKGAPEVVDRKANQWVDWNIREAELWLRDVPSLASAPIGEFNVFGGTPSLLPPDAIRRLLDFYKEHFNFGPDTAIRFEGDPSTFTPEKLELLAELGCTKLSSGVQSFDDPVLEQCGREHTARMCVDFIREAQRTGFEWISIDLMYGLLDQTVDSVRRDLDIVLENELTAVVCTKLHLASYSDTRTGVAGVQPAAWQLPDYRAKLVRDGHHWPTLGEQYQMREVLHEGLARGGYREQPTMYFAREESGPEKWKSIMVDQDKQEAEVAIGLGGSSSCRTSEAITDVNWKTYSEAVEAGRVPLGSVTRFTEEAQEARAVKMALSTLRPVSDELHRRRFPGSSLFAEPWLGRFRSLAERGLAVVDDSAGEIRLTSDGKVLVEALINAEL; from the coding sequence ATGACGGTGGACATCGGGCACCGGCCGACGTACGAAGAGACCCTCGCCTCGCTGCGGGAGACCGACCCCCGCCACCCCGCTCCCGCCGTAGTGGAGACCCTCGGCGCACCGCGGAACCGCCATCTGCTGGAGTACGTCACCGAGGACCCCTTCGGGGCGCACGTCTTCCCCGGCAACATCCCCGACGCCTCACCCGAGGGCTTCCTCGCCGACCTCGACCGCCAGCTCGCCGCCACGGCACCCATCCATCTGTGGTCCTACATCCCCACGTGCGCCTACCGCTGCCGGTTCTGCCAGTACCCCGTGGTGCTGGCCAAGGGCGCCCCCGAGGTCGTCGACCGCAAGGCCAACCAGTGGGTCGACTGGAACATCCGCGAGGCGGAGCTGTGGCTGCGTGACGTGCCCAGCCTGGCGTCGGCACCGATCGGCGAGTTCAACGTCTTCGGCGGCACGCCGTCGCTGCTGCCGCCCGATGCCATCCGCCGCCTGCTGGACTTCTACAAGGAGCACTTCAACTTCGGCCCCGACACCGCCATACGCTTCGAGGGCGACCCCAGCACGTTCACACCCGAGAAGCTGGAACTGCTCGCCGAACTGGGCTGCACCAAACTCAGCAGCGGCGTCCAGTCGTTCGACGACCCCGTGCTGGAGCAGTGCGGCCGTGAGCACACCGCGCGGATGTGCGTGGACTTCATACGCGAGGCACAGCGCACCGGCTTCGAGTGGATCAGCATCGACCTCATGTACGGGCTGCTCGACCAGACCGTCGACAGCGTGCGCCGCGACCTCGACATCGTCCTGGAGAACGAACTGACCGCCGTGGTCTGCACGAAGCTCCACCTCGCCTCCTACAGCGACACCAGGACCGGAGTCGCCGGCGTCCAGCCCGCGGCATGGCAACTGCCCGACTACCGCGCCAAGTTGGTACGCGACGGACACCACTGGCCCACCCTCGGCGAGCAGTACCAGATGCGCGAGGTGCTCCACGAGGGCCTGGCGCGCGGCGGCTACCGCGAGCAGCCCACCATGTACTTCGCACGGGAGGAGTCGGGCCCGGAGAAGTGGAAGTCGATCATGGTCGACCAGGACAAGCAGGAGGCCGAGGTCGCGATCGGGCTGGGCGGAAGCTCAAGCTGCCGCACCTCCGAGGCGATCACCGACGTGAACTGGAAGACGTACTCCGAGGCGGTCGAGGCGGGCCGCGTGCCGCTGGGGTCGGTGACGCGCTTCACCGAGGAGGCACAGGAGGCCAGGGCGGTGAAGATGGCCCTCTCGACGCTGCGTCCCGTCAGCGACGAGCTGCACCGGCGGCGCTTCCCCGGCTCTTCGCTGTTCGCCGAGCCCTGGCTGGGCAGGTTCCGCTCCCTCGCGGAGCGCGGTCTCGCCGTCGTCGACGACTCCGCCGGGGAGATCCGGCTGACCTCCGACGGCAAGGTGCTGGTCGAGGCGCTCATCAACGCCGAACTGTGA
- a CDS encoding phospholipase D-like domain-containing protein: protein MFARRSARLAGLLTALIALVAGLMVSQATNSSAAPAKPVVNGPVFNDPLGDEAAQSAVFDQLIDLIDATPKGETIRASMFELEDKAVADALVAAKSRGVAVRLIVDDNTRDKGSQAYAALKEALGTDDGAGSWIVVCDDKFEDDDGEDDVSRGCAATPPPKPAYNHNKFFLFSKIGGFEDGSSYSKVVFQSSSNLNDWYKKESYNDAVTFTDGAVYDGYAKFHEDERKLRSSKRGDNTYYWSTPTGSAYRAYYFPRGDSDYGDPSTDTIVNTLDEVRCSYTGGDGAKHQTDIRVAMYQFLKSRKQVADKLAELRGKGCWIDVVYSEGDSTVKSVLDDAGVQSLACKFPNGPGVDVRTHTKFMLLDGDYGGSLTPRVYTGSHNWTGSGLRSADEAMVRITGADYHAKYLSYFYKIRDTCKAHT, encoded by the coding sequence ATGTTCGCACGCCGTTCGGCCCGCTTAGCGGGGCTGTTGACCGCGCTGATCGCGTTGGTGGCGGGCCTGATGGTCAGCCAGGCCACGAATTCTTCCGCGGCACCGGCGAAGCCCGTCGTCAACGGCCCTGTCTTCAACGACCCGTTGGGCGACGAGGCGGCACAGTCCGCGGTCTTCGACCAGCTCATCGACCTCATCGACGCCACGCCCAAGGGCGAGACCATACGGGCGTCGATGTTCGAACTGGAGGACAAGGCGGTCGCAGACGCGCTCGTCGCCGCGAAGAGTCGGGGCGTCGCGGTGCGGCTGATCGTCGACGACAACACCCGTGACAAGGGCAGCCAGGCGTACGCCGCGCTGAAGGAAGCGCTGGGCACCGACGACGGCGCCGGATCGTGGATCGTCGTCTGCGACGACAAGTTCGAGGACGACGACGGGGAGGACGACGTCAGCCGCGGATGCGCCGCGACCCCGCCGCCCAAGCCCGCCTACAACCACAACAAGTTCTTCCTCTTCTCGAAGATCGGCGGCTTCGAGGACGGTTCGAGCTATTCGAAGGTCGTCTTCCAGTCGTCGTCGAACCTCAACGACTGGTACAAGAAGGAGTCGTACAACGACGCGGTGACGTTCACCGACGGCGCGGTGTACGACGGGTACGCCAAGTTCCACGAGGACGAGCGCAAGCTGCGCTCCTCGAAGCGGGGCGACAACACCTACTACTGGTCGACGCCCACGGGATCGGCCTACCGCGCCTACTACTTCCCGCGCGGCGACTCCGACTACGGCGATCCGTCGACCGACACGATCGTCAACACCCTTGACGAGGTGCGCTGTTCGTACACCGGCGGCGACGGCGCGAAGCACCAGACCGACATCCGGGTGGCGATGTACCAGTTCCTCAAGTCGAGGAAGCAGGTGGCGGACAAGCTCGCCGAACTGCGCGGCAAGGGCTGCTGGATCGACGTCGTCTACAGCGAGGGCGACTCCACCGTGAAGTCCGTCCTGGACGACGCCGGCGTCCAGAGCCTGGCCTGCAAGTTCCCCAACGGGCCCGGCGTCGACGTCCGTACGCACACCAAGTTCATGCTGCTGGACGGCGACTACGGCGGCAGCCTCACGCCGCGCGTCTACACCGGAAGCCACAACTGGACGGGTTCCGGGCTGCGTTCGGCCGACGAGGCGATGGTGAGGATCACCGGCGCGGACTACCACGCCAAGTACCTCTCGTACTTCTACAAGATCCGCGACACGTGCAAGGCCCATACGTGA
- a CDS encoding terpene synthase family protein, with protein MSTTTTGTLPFYCPIESAIHPEVAEAERRALSWINRFGVCRTPEEERRVAGTRSAEFYARFVPEADLEGLWITAAWVYWGFAFDDARCDEGPLAADPAAFAAMAAQVQQALEVPGPLTIRDPYAASLHDLGERFLAYSGPVQSRRFHHAHRAWLSGVQWQIGNRARKEMPTLDDYLAMRLHSAGGEPTFAMLEIAYGCDVPAAEMDSPAVCALTQMAILVAALDNDRHSFSKEATLRHTDQNVLTVLQAQQACGPEQALHEAVALRDTVMCRFLALRAKVMANGSRDLYRYLNGLGQGIRGNIDWGLRTPRYLNPAEPEAAHARTIERLAWADEPVTGDLDPRSLPSVSWWWQDLSL; from the coding sequence GTGAGCACCACCACCACCGGAACACTGCCGTTCTACTGCCCCATCGAGTCCGCCATCCATCCCGAGGTGGCCGAAGCCGAACGCCGGGCGCTGAGCTGGATCAACCGGTTCGGCGTCTGCCGTACCCCCGAGGAGGAGAGGCGGGTTGCCGGGACCCGCAGCGCCGAGTTCTACGCACGCTTCGTACCGGAGGCCGACCTGGAAGGGCTGTGGATCACGGCCGCCTGGGTCTACTGGGGCTTCGCGTTCGACGACGCGCGATGCGACGAGGGCCCTCTGGCCGCCGACCCGGCGGCGTTCGCGGCGATGGCCGCCCAGGTTCAGCAGGCTCTCGAAGTGCCCGGCCCCCTCACGATCCGGGACCCCTACGCCGCGTCGCTGCACGATCTCGGCGAACGCTTCCTCGCGTACTCGGGTCCCGTGCAGAGCCGCCGCTTCCATCATGCGCACCGGGCCTGGCTCAGCGGCGTCCAGTGGCAGATCGGCAACCGGGCACGCAAGGAGATGCCGACCCTCGACGACTATCTGGCGATGCGGCTGCATTCCGCGGGCGGGGAGCCGACGTTCGCGATGCTGGAGATCGCGTACGGCTGCGACGTGCCCGCCGCCGAGATGGACTCGCCTGCCGTCTGCGCGCTGACGCAGATGGCCATCCTCGTGGCCGCGCTTGACAACGACCGGCACTCCTTCTCGAAGGAGGCCACCCTCCGCCACACCGACCAGAACGTCCTCACCGTGCTCCAGGCGCAGCAGGCGTGCGGCCCCGAGCAGGCCCTCCATGAGGCGGTCGCCCTGCGCGACACCGTGATGTGCAGGTTCCTCGCGTTGCGCGCGAAGGTGATGGCGAACGGGAGCCGCGATCTGTACCGCTATCTCAACGGCCTGGGTCAGGGCATCCGGGGCAACATCGACTGGGGGCTGCGCACTCCGCGCTATCTCAACCCGGCAGAGCCCGAGGCCGCGCACGCGCGCACGATCGAGCGGCTCGCATGGGCGGACGAGCCGGTCACGGGCGACCTGGACCCGCGGAGCCTCCCGTCAGTCTCATGGTGGTGGCAGGACCTCTCCCTGTGA
- a CDS encoding polyprenyl synthetase family protein — MSTQTFTPERLDFTSIRRRIDTVLADCLRPLPLEEARCLGGRDDLTEVLTRYVTAPGKRIRPLLCVLGWHAAGGGSVTQPVLRTAASLELFHVFTLIHDDFMDGSDTRRGLPSAHRALTSLHAGRPDAEVLGASSAILLGDLALIRSDQLLHRAGLTWEQLRAVLPLLDSMRDEVLLGQYIDLLGAGPPADDLDRALTVARLKTAKYTVERPLQIGAALAGADSATLRGFSAFAVPLGEAFQLRDDLLGTFGSPGLTGKPVLEDLRSGKGTALMTMAARHASPVQRRLLEDLVGDPDLDETGAAAVCGVLETVGARQAVEDMIAERHRKALGALDDAGFPPQVTAALREIADGLTIRST, encoded by the coding sequence ATGAGCACGCAGACATTCACACCCGAACGACTCGACTTCACCAGCATCCGCCGGAGGATCGACACCGTCCTCGCCGACTGCCTCCGCCCTCTCCCTCTGGAGGAGGCCCGCTGCCTCGGCGGCAGGGACGACCTCACGGAGGTGCTGACCCGCTACGTCACCGCTCCCGGCAAACGAATCCGCCCGCTGCTGTGCGTACTGGGATGGCATGCGGCGGGAGGCGGCAGCGTGACACAGCCCGTGCTGCGTACCGCCGCGAGCCTGGAGCTGTTCCACGTCTTCACGCTCATCCACGACGACTTCATGGACGGCAGCGACACCCGGCGCGGGCTGCCGAGCGCACACCGCGCCCTTACGTCGCTGCACGCCGGACGCCCCGACGCCGAGGTCCTGGGCGCCAGTTCGGCGATCCTCCTCGGCGATCTCGCGCTCATCCGGTCCGATCAGCTCCTGCACCGCGCGGGGCTGACGTGGGAGCAGCTCCGTGCCGTACTGCCCCTGCTCGACTCGATGCGCGACGAGGTGCTGCTCGGCCAGTACATCGACCTGCTGGGCGCCGGTCCCCCGGCCGACGACCTGGACCGTGCGCTGACCGTGGCCCGTCTCAAGACCGCCAAGTACACCGTGGAACGGCCGCTGCAAATCGGCGCGGCGCTGGCAGGCGCGGACTCCGCGACGCTGAGAGGCTTCTCCGCCTTCGCGGTGCCGCTCGGCGAGGCCTTCCAGCTACGCGACGATCTGCTGGGCACGTTCGGGTCGCCCGGCCTCACCGGCAAGCCCGTGCTCGAAGACCTCAGATCGGGCAAGGGGACGGCCCTGATGACGATGGCCGCACGGCACGCCTCGCCCGTGCAGCGGCGGCTGCTGGAGGACCTGGTGGGCGACCCCGACCTCGACGAGACGGGAGCCGCCGCCGTGTGCGGGGTGCTGGAGACCGTCGGCGCCCGTCAGGCCGTCGAGGACATGATCGCGGAACGCCACCGCAAGGCGCTCGGCGCTCTCGACGACGCCGGGTTCCCGCCCCAAGTGACCGCGGCGCTGCGGGAGATCGCCGACGGCCTGACCATCCGCTCCACCTGA
- a CDS encoding ABC1 kinase family protein, producing the protein MRGSRAGLVARALGQFAGRTATDLFRNAGPSPGQEDLGERRARHARQTLESLGPFYVKMGQILATRPDFVPPEMVSEFEKLHDQVSPAAFAEFEPALTQELGAGWRRRFRHIDTDSPLGTASLAQVYRAVLSDGRPAAVKIQRPGVRETVTADMKLMRTLSRFAARRAPRFNEVIDVEAMLGVVFDAMRPELDYVVEARNMTEAAEAVARFEHIAVPEVISATPRVLVQSLAPGTSIREADRDAFSLEERAGIGRDLLGFMYRGYFVDRVFHADPHPGNVFVHPGEKATIIDWGMVGRIDRPMSTSILLLLLNLAMNDGAGTARAWIDMGSTTAWAKSSAFAGDLAALVPQIATASLEELNFGVTLTALLQHSTRRGIRTSPMVSILGKSFANIEGSIRHLCPELSLIDVFSDELLGIVTDLVKEAFSPEQAVRTALEVISAGAVAPQQLRGVTRDLSNRDLSLSMTVNGTQSTRRCSGMRLGAKEVLLGLTAAMLWRHSSRNH; encoded by the coding sequence ATGCGCGGTAGCCGCGCGGGTCTGGTCGCCCGCGCACTCGGCCAGTTCGCCGGGCGCACGGCGACGGACCTGTTCCGCAACGCCGGGCCGTCACCGGGGCAGGAGGACCTCGGCGAGCGCAGGGCACGTCACGCCCGGCAGACCCTGGAGTCCCTCGGCCCCTTCTACGTGAAGATGGGTCAGATCCTCGCGACCCGCCCCGACTTCGTACCGCCCGAGATGGTCAGCGAGTTCGAGAAGCTCCACGACCAGGTCTCTCCCGCCGCGTTCGCCGAGTTCGAACCGGCGCTGACGCAGGAGCTGGGCGCCGGCTGGCGCCGGCGGTTCCGCCATATCGACACCGACTCCCCTCTGGGCACCGCCTCGCTGGCGCAGGTCTACCGTGCGGTCCTCTCCGACGGCAGACCCGCGGCGGTGAAGATCCAGCGGCCGGGCGTGCGGGAGACCGTGACCGCGGACATGAAGCTGATGCGCACGCTCTCGCGGTTCGCGGCACGGCGGGCGCCCCGGTTCAACGAGGTCATCGACGTGGAGGCCATGCTCGGGGTGGTCTTCGACGCGATGCGCCCGGAGCTCGACTACGTCGTCGAGGCGCGGAACATGACGGAGGCCGCCGAGGCGGTGGCGAGGTTCGAGCACATCGCCGTCCCGGAGGTGATCTCCGCGACCCCGAGGGTCCTGGTCCAGAGCCTGGCGCCGGGGACGTCGATCAGGGAGGCCGACCGCGACGCCTTCTCGCTGGAGGAGCGTGCGGGGATCGGCCGTGACCTGCTGGGCTTCATGTACCGCGGCTACTTCGTGGACCGCGTCTTCCACGCCGACCCCCACCCGGGCAACGTCTTCGTACACCCGGGCGAGAAGGCCACGATCATCGACTGGGGAATGGTCGGCCGCATCGACCGGCCGATGAGCACGAGCATCCTGCTTCTGCTGCTGAACCTCGCCATGAACGACGGAGCGGGCACGGCGAGGGCGTGGATCGACATGGGCAGCACCACGGCGTGGGCCAAGTCCTCGGCGTTCGCCGGTGACTTGGCGGCCCTGGTGCCGCAGATCGCCACGGCCTCACTGGAGGAGCTGAACTTCGGCGTCACCCTCACCGCGCTGCTTCAGCACTCGACTCGGCGCGGCATCCGCACCAGTCCGATGGTCTCCATCCTGGGCAAGTCCTTCGCCAACATCGAAGGCTCGATCCGACATCTGTGCCCCGAGCTGTCGCTCATCGACGTCTTCTCCGACGAACTCCTCGGCATCGTCACGGACTTGGTCAAGGAGGCCTTCTCGCCGGAGCAGGCCGTGCGTACCGCCCTGGAGGTGATCTCCGCGGGCGCGGTCGCCCCACAGCAGCTACGCGGCGTCACCCGCGATCTGTCCAACCGCGACCTGAGTCTGAGCATGACCGTCAACGGCACACAGTCCACGCGGCGTTGCTCAGGCATGCGCCTGGGCGCCAAGGAAGTGCTGCTCGGCCTCACCGCCGCCATGCTCTGGCGGCACAGCTCCAGAAACCACTGA